TGGAGAGTCCGTTCATGGTTCTGGCGACGCAGAACCCGATCGAGATGGAAGGGACCTATCCTCTGCCCGAGGCGCAGATCGACAGATTTTTTTTCAAGCTGCTGCTCGAGTACCCGAGCCGTGCGGAGCTGGGGCGGATCGCCGATCTTACCACCAGCCCGCCACCCGCCGCACTCAACCGCGTGCTGGACGCGGAGACGATCCTCAAAATCCGCGCCTGGGTGCGCGAGGTGCCGATCGCGGAAGCGGTCAAGGACTACGCCGCGCGGCTGATTCTCGCGACGCATCCGAAAAAAAACGGCGCCGCGCCGGCCGCCGAAAAATATGTGCTCTACGGCTCGAGCCCGAGGGGGCTCCAAAGTTTGATATTGGCCGCCAAGGCGCGCGCGCTCCTCGACGAGCGTCCCAACGTCTCGTTCGCGGACATCCGCGCGGTCGCGCCGCAAAGCCTGCGCCACCGCGTCATTCTCAATCTCGAAGGCGAGGCGGAAGGCGTCACGTCCGAGAAAATAGTAGAGGAAGTGGTTGCCCAGGTGGCGGAGATGGCGGATTAAACGCATGACGGAAGAAGCGGGGCTTTTTTTACAGCCCGATTTTCTTAAAAAATTGGAGCGCCTTCGGCTGATCGCCAAGCGGCTCTCCTGGACGGCGGCGAAAGGGGAGCACCGCTCGGTCCGCAGGGGATACAGTCTGGAATTTTCCGACTATCGAAAATACCAGAGCGGCGACGACCTCCGCTACGTCGATTGGAACGTCTATCGCCGGCTGGAGCGTCTGTGGCTCAAGCTCTTTACCGCCGAGGAGGAGATGAACATTTATCTCCTGATCGATGCGAGCCGTTCGATGGCGGAGGGAAATCCGCCGAAGATCGAACACGCCAAGCGGATCGCCGCGGCGCTCGGCTACATCGGCCTCAAGAATCTCGACAAGGTCGGCGGCGCGAGCTTCGCTGAAGACCTGAACGCGCCGCTCACTCTCGGCCGGGGCAAGAAGCAGATCCTGTCGCTGTTCAACTTCCTGACCGCGGTATCGTGCGACGGCGAAACCGATCTTAAAGCCGCGATGGAATCGTTCGCCGCTCTTTTCACCAGGCCGGGCCTGGCGGTGGTGTTGAGCGATCTTTTCGATCCGCGCGGCTGGCGCGCGGGGCTGGAAGAATTACTCAAGCAGAAACACCAGCTCCTCGTGATCCATATCATGGACGACGGAGAATTCGATCCGGCGGCGCGCGGCGATCTCTCGCTCGCGGACGTGGAGAGCGGGCGCGAGAGAAGGCTCTTTCTCGACCCCGACCTGCTCCGGCGCTTTCAAGAGGAGCTCACCGCCTACTGCGGCGAGATCGAGTCGTTCTGCCGCAGCCGCCGGATGGACTACCTCCGGACGAGGACTTCGGTTCCGTTCGAGGACTTCGTCCTGCTCACGTTGCGCGAGGCGCAAGGGGTCAAATAGACATGAGTTGGGGATCACCGCTAGCTCTCCTCCTTTTATTGGGCGCCATCCCCGCGATTCTCATCCTACACAGTCTCCGTCCCAAAGGGCTCCAGGTGAGAACCACAACGCTGTTTCTCTGGGAGCGCGTGCTGAAAGAGCGGCAGATGGGGCAATGGCTCGGCCGCTTGCTGAGAAAAAATCTTCTCTTGATCCTCCAGCTTCTCGCCGCCATTGCGCTGATCGCGGCGCTGGCCGATCCGTCGCTCATCCGCCTTGGCGGACCGGCGGGCGACCTCGTCATCGTGCTCGATTTGAGCGCCAGCATGAAAGCCAAGGGCCGGGGCGGAAGCCGCTTCGACGACGCGCGCGCGGAGCTCCTGAGGCTCGTCGATGCGCTGCGGTCGCAGCAGAAAATGATGGTTATCGGCGCGGGCCCGAGGCCGGAGATCCTCGCGCCGTGGAGCGGCGAGAGCCGGACGCTTCGAGATCTGGCGCGCGCCGTCAGGCCCACCGACGCGCCGGCGCCCGTTAAAGAGGCGGTTCTGTTCGCGCATTCGTTCATCAAGCGCGGCGGCCGCGATCGGATCATCGTCATCAGCGACGGCGCTTTCGACGGCGCCGAAGAGCTTCCCTGGGACGCCTCGCGTCTCCAGCTCGTCAGCGTCGGCGCCGGCGGGGAAAATATCGGCATCGTCGGCTTCGAGCTGCGCCGGCTACCGGATAAGGCGGATCGATATCAGGCGATGGTCGCGGTCAAAAACTTCACCTCCCGGCCGGCGCGCGTGCCGGTGGCGCTGGCGCAGGCGGAAAAATCCTGGGCTCAGGAGACGGTCGAGATCGGCGCCGGCGAAAGCCGCGTGCTCGTCTATTCTTACGGGGGAGCCTTGCCGGAGCGGCTCGAGGCGCGCTTGGGCGTCGCCGACGATTTTCCGACCGACGACCGAGCCTACCTCACGCTCAGAAGCTCTGCGCCCGTACGGGTTCTCTACGCGGGAAAAGGCAACCCATACCTGGAGCACCTGTTTCATTCTCTACCTCACCTCCAGGTCACACGGGTGGATCGTCTGACTCAGGAAGAGCTTTCGGCGCGGCGTTCGCTCTACGATGCGATCGTGCTCGACGGCGTCGCGCCGCCCGTGCTCGACGAAGGCAACTTCATCCTGATCAATACCTCTGCCAAACCATTTGCCGCCCGCGGCAAGATTTCCCGGCCGCGCGTTCTTCCGTCGGCGGCGCGCCATCCGCTCGGCGCAGGGCTCAGCTTCGATGACCTCTATATCCGCGAAGCGCTGCAAATGGTCCCGCCGAGCGGCGCGGCAATCCTGGCGCAATCGAGAGAAGCGCCGCTCGTCTTCGCCTTCGAGCGGGGAAAACTCAGGGTTCTCGTTCTCGGCTTCGATCTTTTGGCTTCGGACCTTCCCTGGCGCGTCGCCTTTCCGGTTCTCTTCGGCAACGCGTTCGAATGGTTCCGGCCGCGCGGCGCGGAATTTCCCGGCGCGCAAGTCCAGGCCGGCAAGCCCTATCCGATTCCGCTCGCGCCGGCGGACGACCGGGTGGAGGTGAAAAGCCCGTCGGGCGCGCGCGAGGTCTTGAGAGCCACGGCTCGTCCGTTTCCGTTTACGAACACGGCCGCGGCGGGATTTTACAGTTACAGCAGTCAGAGCGGGGCGGGTGAGTTCGCAGTCAATCTTCTAAGCGAGAGCGAGTCGCAAATCCGCTCCCGCGTGGCGGCAAATCCTGCCAGGAGCGCCAGCCGCGCGGAAAGCGCCGAGAGAACAGAGGCGGGATTTCCGCTTTGGCCGCTCCTGCTTGCCACGGTTTTCGCCTTGTTGCTCGTCGAGGGTTATTTGGTATTCCGGCGCGGCGCGGCGCTCTATCCTCTGGCGCTCCGGACGGTGGCGGCGGGCGCGCTACTCCTCGCCTGGTGGAATCCAAAAATCTTCCAGCCGGCGGCGGCGCTCGACGTCGTGCTGGCCGTGGACGCCTCGCGCAGCGTGGGCCGGGAAGGAACGTCAAAGGCGTTGGAAATTCTCGCGGCGGCCCGGCGCTTGAAAGTCATGGATACGCGCGCCGGGCTGCTCTTTTTCGGACAACGCCCGTCGTGGGAATTTTTCCCCCGCGCCGATTTTCCCCTGGCCGATTTTTCCCCCGTGGTCGGGCGCGAGGAGACCGACATCGAAACCGCGCTGCAAGCGCCGGTCGCCCAGATCGGCGAAGGTCGGCAGGGGAAGATTCTGCTGATCTCCGACGGCCGTGAGACCCGCGGCCAGGCTTTCCGCGCGCTGCCCTTTCTCCGCTCGCGCGGCGTCTCCGTCTCGGTCCTGCCCGTGAGTCTCGCGCGCGGCAAGAACGAAATCTATCTGACCGATCTCAAGCTGCCGCAGCAGGTGGACGGCGGCGCAAGCTTCGAGGTGAAGGGCGCGATCGAAACGCTCGGCGACGCCAAGGCGCGCGTGAAGCTCGCCCGCGACGGCGTCATCCTGAGAGATGAGACGCTGTCTCTCAACCCCGGCACGAACTGGGTCGGCTTCAAGGACAGTCTCGCCGAGCCGGGGAGCCATACGTACGAGCTTTGGGTCGAGTCGGCGGCGGACACGCTCTCCGAAAACAACCGCCTGCAGGGGATCGTCGAGGTCAAAGGGCCGCCGCGGGTGCTCTACCTTTATTCGTCCGCGGAAAGCCGGCGCGCGCCCGCGCGCGTGCTCCAAACCCAGGGCTATTCGGTGTTCGAGTCGTCGCCCGAAGAAAGCCGCCTCTCGCTTCCCGAGCTCGCGTCGTTCGATCTCCTGGTGCTCGACAACGTTCCGGCGTTTCGCCTGACGCAAGCGAAGATGGAAGCGATCGAGAGGTACGTGAAGGACCTGGGCGGCGGCTTGATCGTTCTCGGCGGCGCGCAAAGCTACGGCGCGGGCGGCTACTACAGGACGCCGCTCGAGCGCATCCTCCCGGTCGAGATGCGGCCGCCGGCGCGCCTGGAAATGCCGCACATCGCGCTGCTCTTCGTCCTCGACAAGTCGGGCAGCATGGCGGCGGGCCCGGAGGGCGCGACCAAGCTCGAGCTGGCGAAGGCCGCCGCGCTGGCCGCCGCGGATCTCTTAAATCCCAACGACCAGATGGGAATTCTCACCTTCGACGCCAAATGGGAATGGCTGCTGCCGTTCCGCATGGTCGGCAAGGGCGAATGGATTTCCGATCGGCTCGCGGCGATCCAGTCGGACGGCGGCACCGACATGTACGCGGCGATGGTCGAAGCGGAGCGCTCGCTCGCGGCCAAGCAGGCGGCGATCAAGCACGTGCTCGTCCTCTCGGACGGCCTCACGGACAAGGCGGACTTTCAGTCGCTGGTCGCGAAAATGGCCGGCCAGGGAGTGACCGTCTCCACGGTCGCCGTGGGACAGGACGCCGATTACGGCCTGATGGCCGACATCGCGCGCGGCGGCAAAGGCAGGGTCTATGCGGCGATCGACCCGCAGACGGTGCCGCAGATTTTTACCACCGAAACGCTTCTCATCGCGCGCGACCTGCTGGTCGAAAAGCCGGTGCGGCCGAAAATCGTCGCAGCGACGGGGCCGCTCAAAGGCTTCGCGCAGGCAAGCCTGCCGCCGCTTTTCGGTTACGTTCTGACGCATCCCAAGCCGCAGGCGGAACTGCTGATGCGGGTTGATGAAGACCCGCTGTTGATCTCGTGGCGCTACGGCCTCGGCAAAGTCGCCGCCTTCACGTCGGATTTGACCGGGCGCTGGGGCAGGGAATGGATCGCGTGGCGTGACTTTCCCCAATGGGCCGGACAGCTCGCGCGCAGCGCGCGGCGCACGCTCGCGGAGGCCAATGTACGGGCGGAATTTCACCAGGAAGGGGATGAGATCAAAGCCGTCGTCGATTTTCTTACCAAAGGAGGCGACTTCGTCAACCAGCTCAAGCTATCGGGGAATCTCGTAGCTACGGCGCAGACGGCCGCCGCCGCGCCGTTCCGCCAGATCGCGCCGGGCAGATACGAAGGTCGCCTCACTGCAGCGGAGCGCGGCGCCTATCTGCTGGCGCTCCAGGAAGAGAAGA
The nucleotide sequence above comes from Candidatus Binatia bacterium. Encoded proteins:
- a CDS encoding MoxR family ATPase, whose translation is MEALTEVRDRMASARRSFADVKSELGRVIVGHHDLIGQVFIALVCGGHCLLEGVPGLGKTLVVRSLAAVLNLSFSRVQFTPDLMPADITGTQMLTEDPSGKKLFGFQHGPIFAHIVLADEINRATPKTQSALLEAMQEQSVTIAGKAHRLESPFMVLATQNPIEMEGTYPLPEAQIDRFFFKLLLEYPSRAELGRIADLTTSPPPAALNRVLDAETILKIRAWVREVPIAEAVKDYAARLILATHPKKNGAAPAAEKYVLYGSSPRGLQSLILAAKARALLDERPNVSFADIRAVAPQSLRHRVILNLEGEAEGVTSEKIVEEVVAQVAEMAD
- a CDS encoding DUF58 domain-containing protein, translated to MTEEAGLFLQPDFLKKLERLRLIAKRLSWTAAKGEHRSVRRGYSLEFSDYRKYQSGDDLRYVDWNVYRRLERLWLKLFTAEEEMNIYLLIDASRSMAEGNPPKIEHAKRIAAALGYIGLKNLDKVGGASFAEDLNAPLTLGRGKKQILSLFNFLTAVSCDGETDLKAAMESFAALFTRPGLAVVLSDLFDPRGWRAGLEELLKQKHQLLVIHIMDDGEFDPAARGDLSLADVESGRERRLFLDPDLLRRFQEELTAYCGEIESFCRSRRMDYLRTRTSVPFEDFVLLTLREAQGVK
- a CDS encoding VWA domain-containing protein — its product is MSWGSPLALLLLLGAIPAILILHSLRPKGLQVRTTTLFLWERVLKERQMGQWLGRLLRKNLLLILQLLAAIALIAALADPSLIRLGGPAGDLVIVLDLSASMKAKGRGGSRFDDARAELLRLVDALRSQQKMMVIGAGPRPEILAPWSGESRTLRDLARAVRPTDAPAPVKEAVLFAHSFIKRGGRDRIIVISDGAFDGAEELPWDASRLQLVSVGAGGENIGIVGFELRRLPDKADRYQAMVAVKNFTSRPARVPVALAQAEKSWAQETVEIGAGESRVLVYSYGGALPERLEARLGVADDFPTDDRAYLTLRSSAPVRVLYAGKGNPYLEHLFHSLPHLQVTRVDRLTQEELSARRSLYDAIVLDGVAPPVLDEGNFILINTSAKPFAARGKISRPRVLPSAARHPLGAGLSFDDLYIREALQMVPPSGAAILAQSREAPLVFAFERGKLRVLVLGFDLLASDLPWRVAFPVLFGNAFEWFRPRGAEFPGAQVQAGKPYPIPLAPADDRVEVKSPSGAREVLRATARPFPFTNTAAAGFYSYSSQSGAGEFAVNLLSESESQIRSRVAANPARSASRAESAERTEAGFPLWPLLLATVFALLLVEGYLVFRRGAALYPLALRTVAAGALLLAWWNPKIFQPAAALDVVLAVDASRSVGREGTSKALEILAAARRLKVMDTRAGLLFFGQRPSWEFFPRADFPLADFSPVVGREETDIETALQAPVAQIGEGRQGKILLISDGRETRGQAFRALPFLRSRGVSVSVLPVSLARGKNEIYLTDLKLPQQVDGGASFEVKGAIETLGDAKARVKLARDGVILRDETLSLNPGTNWVGFKDSLAEPGSHTYELWVESAADTLSENNRLQGIVEVKGPPRVLYLYSSAESRRAPARVLQTQGYSVFESSPEESRLSLPELASFDLLVLDNVPAFRLTQAKMEAIERYVKDLGGGLIVLGGAQSYGAGGYYRTPLERILPVEMRPPARLEMPHIALLFVLDKSGSMAAGPEGATKLELAKAAALAAADLLNPNDQMGILTFDAKWEWLLPFRMVGKGEWISDRLAAIQSDGGTDMYAAMVEAERSLAAKQAAIKHVLVLSDGLTDKADFQSLVAKMAGQGVTVSTVAVGQDADYGLMADIARGGKGRVYAAIDPQTVPQIFTTETLLIARDLLVEKPVRPKIVAATGPLKGFAQASLPPLFGYVLTHPKPQAELLMRVDEDPLLISWRYGLGKVAAFTSDLTGRWGREWIAWRDFPQWAGQLARSARRTLAEANVRAEFHQEGDEIKAVVDFLTKGGDFVNQLKLSGNLVATAQTAAAAPFRQIAPGRYEGRLTAAERGAYLLALQEEKKDEAPATVATIPFIVPYPREYRELKADTALLSRLAEESGGEMLPPDQWEPALKRLFTPDPGKAVAARETWQP